The DNA region AACGCGCAGTATGCCCCTTCGCGCGCCGGTGTCAAGCAAATCAGCCGGCGTCCGCGGCCTCTGCGCCGCCCGGGTGGTTGACAGCGGCGCGCACAGTTGATCCCAAAATCGTGCGCCGCGCGGCCGCTACGCGCGGCCGCGAAACCACCCCGCCGCGTCCCCCGTCGCACGCCAGCGATCGCACGCCGACCACCGCGGGGCCGAGCGCCGCCGCGACGCGCAGCGCGTGCTCGTCGAGCCGCCCGGCGAGCACCACGCGCAGCGTCGTGCTGCGCAGCGCAGCGTCGGCGTCGCGCTGGGGCCAGTGGTCGAAGAGGCTTCCGCGCGACTTGTCGAACGTGTCGATCACGACCCACCCGAGGCCCGCGCCCAGCGCAGCATTCATCACCGACTCAACACTGGGGCACCCGGCCGCCGCGTGGTCGGCGTAGGCGACCGGGACCACGCGGACCCGCGCAGGGAGCAGGCGTTGGGCCGCGCCCAGCGCGTCGGTCCAATCGTCCAGCGCCGCCGCGCCCGCCAGCCCCAGCTTGAGCACGCCGACCCCCGGCACGCCCGCCAGCCCCGCCAACCACCGGGGCGCCAACCGCGTCAGCTCTCCGCCGGCGACCGAGAGCGGGCGGCGCCCGTGCAGGGCGCGTGCGACCGCGCGGACGGCGCCGATCGCGGGGGCGCCCATCGGTCCGCGGGCGGGCTCCTTGACGTCGATCCAGTCGGCGCCGCCGTCGAGCGCCGCGCGTGCTTCCGACGCACAGCGGACGCTCACCAACAGTTGCGGCCCGGGGGCAGTGGGGGGCATGGGGTCTCTTGGAAGGGGCCCGCCGGCCGCGGCGGGGGCGCTCCCCGGGTTCGGGATGCGCCGGTTGTGCGGCCGGGTGGGGTGGGGGTGTGGCGGAAAAGCCACGGCGTTTGGCCGCAGCGTCGCCGGGCGTTGCTAGCGGCCTAGGCTTTTTCGCCACACGCTAGCTACGCGCCGCCGTACCGGGCGCAGCCGATAGACGAGATTTTACACGACCGCTAGTCTTACCG from Pirellulimonas nuda includes:
- a CDS encoding (5-formylfuran-3-yl)methyl phosphate synthase, with amino-acid sequence MPPTAPGPQLLVSVRCASEARAALDGGADWIDVKEPARGPMGAPAIGAVRAVARALHGRRPLSVAGGELTRLAPRWLAGLAGVPGVGVLKLGLAGAAALDDWTDALGAAQRLLPARVRVVPVAYADHAAAGCPSVESVMNAALGAGLGWVVIDTFDKSRGSLFDHWPQRDADAALRSTTLRVVLAGRLDEHALRVAAALGPAVVGVRSLACDGGRGGVVSRPRVAAARRTILGSTVRAAVNHPGGAEAADAG